The DNA sequence GCTTGTCATATTCTACGGTATCTGTATGGCCTTTGATCGTAATAATGATTTCGGAGGAATCAGGCATGATTGTGAATATGCCATCGGTTGTGCTTACGATGTAATTCGGGTTGGAGTCGGCAGCGACAGTTGGAGTAATAGCGTATTTGCCGACATTTTCGCCCTCTTGGCGGGAGAGCACAACGCTGCTCAGCCGATCTTGGACGGAGTCAACCGTGACAAGGCCTTCGACAGTGTAGGTGAATTCCGGGTCTTTAGCTCCATAAGTCTTTGATGCGCTTTTTACGGTCAGTGTGACCGGCTTCGGAGTGATTACGAGGTTTCCGTCTGTAATGTCAAACACTACGTTGGAATAGTTGTGATTCGTATTCGCAAAATTTTCGGCCTTGAGTCCCATTGCGTATGTCTTGGCGTCGGTTCCAGCAGCAAGTGAATCTCCCGCATATCCGACAAAATCAATAGCGTAGGCGGTGTTGCTTGAAACTATGTCGAATCCATGCACGGACTGTTTGTTGCCATTGTATACTAGAGAATCTGAATGACCTTTGATTGAAACGATAATCTTTGTTGTGTCCGGATTGATTGTGAATACACCGTCATTGACCGTCACTACATAGTCCGGATTGGCATCGGCCTCAATGGATGCGGTAATGACGTATTTGGCAGCATCTTCGCCCTTTTCGCGGGAGAGTTCAACGTCGTTCAGCCGATCTTGGACGGAGTCAGCTGTGACAAGGCCTTCGACGCTGAAGGAGAATTCCGGGTCTTCAGCTCCATAAGTCTTTGACGCATTTTTCACGGTCAGTGTGACCGGCTTCGGAGTGATTACGAGGTTTCCGTCCGTAATGTCAAATACTACGTTGGAATAGTTGGGGTTCGTATTTGCAAAATCATCGGCGATAAGCCCCATGGCGTGGGCGTTGGCGAAGGTTGCTGTCACAAGCGAATCTCCTGCATAGGTCACAAAATCAATGGAGTAGGCTTCCTTGCTTGAGGTCATGTCGAATCCTTGCACGGAGTGCTTGTTTCCATCGTATTCGATCGTGTCTACATGTCCTTTGACGGAAACGATGATCTCAGTGGAATCCGGCACAATTGAGAATTCTCCGTTATCTGTGCTCAAAACGTAATTCGGGTTGGCTTCGGCGTCGACGGTTACCATGATGGTGTAGTTGCCGAGTTCTTCTCCCTTTTCGCGGGTAAGTTCCACACCACTCAATACATCCTGGATGCCATTGCGCGAAGCAAGTTCGTCAACGGAATAGTTCAGCTGCGGATCCTTTTCACCGTACATTTTAGAAGCGTTCAAAGCGGTCAGTTTGGCCGGCTTCGGAGTTATCACGAAAGTCTTTTCTTGCCAACCAGCGTAATTTCCGATAGCGTCGAAACGCACCTTTGCTGTGCCGGCATCGATGTTGTTGGAATAGGTGAGGATGTAGTCTTCGCCTTCGACAAGTTTGTTGCCTTCATCTGTAATCAAGACTGCCGGCTTGTTCTCGGCACCGTTGTACTCGAAGATTTCGGTAGAAAGAGCCAATGTCGGAGAAACTGCCTGCTTTTTGGGTAGGTCATTCACGTATGTTCCGACGGTCGCTATCTTGTTGTTCAAAGAGGTCTTGAGGAAGTCCACATAGGCCCCATAATTCGACCTTTCGACATTGGAAATATCTAGGTGTATTCCCCACCTTAAACTATCCACTTTTGCCGCAACGTCCAAGACATTGCGCATGGTCGTAATGACGGAATCGATCTTGATTTTTTCTTTATATTCGTTCCATACTTTTTCCGTGGTCGCGATAAACAGCGGGGACTTGAATAGAGCATCGAAGTATATGGTGGTGTCCAGCTGGACGGGTGCGTCATCTGTTGATGCCCCGGCGTCGAAATCCCATACTGGCCCGGCCTTGAACAGGTCGTTCTTGTTGTCGTAGGTGAAATAGGCGCTCTTGGGTTCTCGGAGTTCGGTGTTGTCCATGATTTCGTTGATGAGCCAGAACTTTGCCCAGGATTCTACATCGATAATTTTCGTGTAGCTTTCGTCGGGGGCGGGGCGGTTCACGATGCTTGTCCCTTCGGCAAAATTTGGATAAAGCAGTTTTTCGAGTTTTTCGATTTTCGCATGGAAACGGTCCAGGCGGGCTTGGCCGTCATTCGAAATGGCGTCTTCTTCTTCGTTTAGCATGTAGTCGTCATTCTTGACCATGTACGGCATGTTGCGAATCGGTGACCAGAATTTTACGATTTCGTCAAAATGATTGTCCATCTCGATGAGAAAGTCCTTGTCGTCATCGGCGGTCATTTCCTCGCTTCCGTCGTCGATATTCACTCTGTTCTCGTCGGGTTTTATTGCTTCGCCCAGCCAGTAGAGACCCCTGTAGACTCCGTTAAAAACAAGGTCCACGAATTTTCCGCGCACGGTATAGTCCATCTTCAGTGTTTCGCTCAGGTAGAAAGCCATGTGGTTTTTGAGGAAACTGTTGTCATAGTAATTTGCGATTAGAACCCAACGTTTGTGTTTGGGCATGCCCATGATGCCGTTTTTCTTGTTTAGCTTGAGTGCGTAGGGCTTTTTATCCGCAAGCCAGGTCGAATTGCCGCGTCCGCGAATTGAAGTTGTGTCGTTTTTAAAATCCCATTTGGGGTTTCCGGTGTTGGCCAAGGTCAAGGTTGCCTTCTTGGTCCATTCTTCCTTTGAGGTGATTTCGACACCCTTCGGAGTGTTCACATACAGCACAGGGAGGCCTGTGTAGGCGACGGCTGCGACCGATGAGGTTACGCTTTCTTCGCCGACAGTAGCGACGCAGTAGTAGTAGCGAATACCTTTTTCCGTAAAGGCTTCGGTATCGTAGGAACTTTCAGTCGCGCCTTCGATAGGTGTGCCGTTTTGAGTCTCGGCGTTGTCAGATTGGAACCATTGGTACGAAATGCTGTTTTCGCCCTTTGCCATGGTTACGGACAGTGTCACCGCTTTGTCCTTTTCTGCTATGGAAATAGCGGCAGGTTGTTTCGTAATGGTTAATTCCGGTTCAACGGCAAGGGAGTCTTGCGCATAAACCGACGTTGCCGATATAAACGCAATAAAAATGGCTTGGCCCCATCGGGTAAGCGTTTTTTTGTTTGTTTTCTTCATATTTTTCCTTCTTTTTTTTAGGTTGTTTGAAAATATGCAAAAAAAATCTCGTGTCTGTCCACAAGGACTTTTACGTTAAAGCGAATTATTGGGGAAAATTAAGACTTTGTTCTCAATTATTTCATTTATTCAAGATTTGTTTGTTGTATCAAATGGACTTTTTTCGGTGTATCGTTATTCCAATTTGGAATAATAAAATGTTTACATTCGCTGGTTTTGCGGATTGTGGGTTTGTATCTTGGAGGTGGGGCGGTTGGTTGCCCCGATAACACGGAGGTCCATCATGAAATGCGTAAAAGTAATGTTGTTTGTAATGCTAGCCGTTCTGGTATCGACCTCTTTCGCTGCCAGGAAGGTTAAGTCAAAGTTGGGAGACATCGATGTCACATCTCAAAAAGGTGGTGGCGCGGTTGTCTGCACCGCTCACTTCGAAGACGAACTGACGATTCTCAAGGATGCTGACACGGAGGTTCTTGTGAAAGGAAGTTGCGGTCAGGGGTGGGTCGCGAAATCAAAAATCGAATATGTGGCGCAAGGCCCTGGTGATAAAACGATCACCATCGACGAATACAATATCCAGAATTGGATTGACAATCTGTCGGTATTCGATGTTCACATTGATGATGTCGAGGACTTCGAAGGGGTTACGATTGACCGTGACTTTAGAGAATACTTGACTTACACGATTGATCGCGAACAGACTGAAATGCATAATGGCGAAAACTGATTTAACCATGGAGGTGTTTAATCCGTAGAATAATCCCTGCGCAAGCGGGGATTTTCTATATTATGGGTATGAGTTTGATAAATACCATAGTCGTTGCAGGTGGTACCCACGGTAACGAACGGACTGGCGTTCGCCTTGTCCAGAAATGGATGGAACACCCGGAGTGTTATAATTCGCTCTGTAGCGCCAAGGTAGATTTGGTGCTTGCAAACCCCGAAGCGGTGCGCCTGAATCGCCGCTATCGCGATCATGACTTGAATCGCGCTTTTTCGCAGACTTGTTTGGATGTGACGGTTGATTCGCGCCTGTACGAATTCCGCCGCGCGAAGGAACTGAATGCTTTGTATGGCCCGAAGGGTGCAAACACCAAGACGGATTTGATTCTGGATGTGCACAACACGGGCTCGAATATGGGCTATTGCCTGATTCTGTCGACGCGTGATCCGTTTACGATGCGCGCCTCGGCGGTGTTGACGCAGGAATTCAAGGATGCGTGGATTTATTACCAGCCTGAAGAACGCAGTGCTTCACCGTATTTTGGAACGGTTGCGAAAGCGGATGTTTGCATTGAGATTGGACCGCAGCAGCACGGGACGCTGGATGCCGCGATTTTCGAGGAAACGGAACGCCTGGTGAAGCGTTACCTGGAATTGGCCGAGGAATGGAACCGCGGCGAATTGCAGAAACGCCCGCCGATAAAGGTGGATGTATACACGCAGTTCAAGGATTTGGGCTACCCGAAGCCGCAAGGTGGAGGCCCGATTCAGGCGATGATTCATCCGGAATTGATGGGTCGTGACTATCGCGAACTCAAGGATGGCGACAAGTTGTTCCGCACATTCGACGGCGAAGATATTTTGTACCATGGCGAAAGCCCGGTGTATCCGATTTTCATTAGCGAGCCTGCGTACTACGAAAAGGATATCGCGATGAGCCTCACCAAGAAAACAGTGGAGGAGTGGTAAGTATGGCAGACGAAAATGAAGAATTGAAGGAAATCTCGGGCGAAGAACGTCTGAAGAATTTCATGGACTTGGTGCAGAACCAGAAAAACGAACCGTGGGATTCCCGCCTTTCGGACATTCTGGATGCTTTCGAGGATTTCTTGACGTTTCGTCCGGAACCGCCGCAGGAATGGCAGGATACTTATGCCAAGAGCGGTAAGGAATTCGACTACTACCAGATCGTGCTGCCGCAGGATTTCCAGGACCCGTATGAAGATGACCTGGGCAATATCCGCAGACTTCGCAACGAGTTCGAGCGCACGCCTTCGACGATGGCGCTGGAACACGAATTGGTGAGCCGTAACTACTTCATTTTTGAAAACGGCCACGCTGAAGCGATTCCGGCTCCACGCCCGATGCTGATGCTTGAAAGCAAGGACCGCGAAGACGACGAAGAAGAACAGGAAGGCGACATTACGTGGGATTGCTGCATTTCGATTTTCCCGGATGGCAGCTACATTGCCTACAATCTGAATCACGATGACGAAGAAGAACTCGGCGAAGACTTTAAGGCCGAATTCGACAAGCATATCGATGTGCTTTCGAAGTTGCAGTTGGTGATTCCGGTGGAAGGCCGCGACTACGGTATTCTTAATAGCAGATGTTAAAGGGGAAAGTTTTCCCCTCGCTTAAGCCTCGGCTTAGCCTAAACCGCACGCTCACATGGCCGTTCCGGAATGTTCACTTAGCGGTTAGGCTTTCACCGAGTCTTTCGCTACCCTTTCCCCTAGGGGTTGGACCCCTAAAACCCCGATGGATGTATGGAAAGATTAGAAACAGAAATCTACCTGCGGTATAAGCAAATCATTGAATCGCAGGGTGTGGGAACGAGTGTGTGCGCGGGGAGCGAGTCGCCTGCGCCGCAGCGTGTGCGTATGGAAGATTTGCTGGACCGTTACGATGCTTTTTGCTTTGACGGTTACGGCACACTTTATAACCGCGGGAGCTTTGTGTACGAGGGCGCGCTGGATTGGTATACAATGCTGCGCGCCGCGGGAAAGCAGATGCGTTTGATTACGAATGCCGCGTCTGATGTAGATGAGGTCTTGGCGGCGGATGCGGGAAAGCGAGGCTTCGCGTTTAGCGAGGCCGAAACGGTTTCTTCGGGAAGTTTGCTGAAGGATTTGTGCGTAGAATTACGCAGTCGCCGGATTGGGTCTTCTTTTGCTGCGCGCCGAGATATGCACGAGGTTTATTACATCGGGCGCGAAACAGGCAAGCATGTGCTTGAAAGTTGCGGTATTAAAGCGGTGGCTCCGGCTGCAGAACCTGTGGAACCGATTGTGGCCATTTCTTCGGCGAAGGATACGCCTGAAACTTATGAGCAGGCGGTGAAGATTTTGAAGCGCTCTGGCGCAATCCTCCTGGTACTGAATTCCGATGCGTGGGCGCCGAAGATTCCGGGGGACGATGGCGTGACGGTGCGCGAGCCTGTTTCGGGAGCGCTTAGCGAAAGGTTGCGCCGCGATTCCATGTGCGAGGCGAATGGTGGCGCTGGCTGCGAGACTTTTTATTTGGGCAAGCCTTTCCCGGCGATTTGGGAGAAGGTCAAGCGGAGTTTGCCAGAAGGGTCTCGCGTGCTGATGGTGGGCGATACCTTGGGTACGGATGTGCTGGGTGCGCGTATTGCGGGCTTTGATTCTGCCCTTGTGGTGGGCAGGAATGTGCCGGCTGATGAACTTGAGGCGGATGAAAAGGTCTTGGGAATTAGGCCGGATTATTACTTGTAGTTTTTAAAGGGTTTGTTAACTCACTATAACTAAAGAAAAGGGTTTGTTAACTCACAATATTCCTTGCTTACGCAAGGTTGTGAGTTAACCCTACGGGCTTACCGCTTGTGCGGTAAGTCCTAAATTCTTTTCACGGGCTTGCGCCCACAAAAGAATTTAGTCGAACCCTCTTCGAGGGTTCTTAGAAACCCTTCCCGCCAAAAACAAAAGACCAGGTCTTTGACCTGGTCCTTTTGTTTTTTAGAGCGGGAAAAGGGGTTGTTTAATCGCAATATTCCTTGCTGACGCAAGGTTGCGATTAAACCCTTCGGGCTTGCTCTCGCTGTGCTCGTGTCAAGCTCAAAATCCGTTTTTCGCACTTCGTGCATAACCGGATTTTGTCGAACCCTCTTCTCGGGTTCAAAACCCATCCCAAATATAAAATAGAAGAGACCCGAAAGGGCCTCTTCTATTTTAGAGCGGGAAAAGGGTTTCGAACCCTCGACATCGACCTTGGGAAGGTCGCGCTCTACCAACTGAGCTACTCCCGCGAGTGTTGCTAATTTAGAAAAAATGCGGTGTTTGTAAAGGGGTAGGGCTCTTCGGGCGCGTTTATAGGCTTGATTTTTCTATCATTGAGGCATGCTTAAGTTTAAATTGATGATTGCGTGTGCCGCAGTTGTGCTTGTCTCGGCGGGGTATGCCGAAGAAAAGTCCATGTGGACTAAATTTGTGGAATTCTTTAGTCCTTCATCAACGGTAGAGGGTGATGGCCCGCTGTATGATCAGGTTCGTGAACTGGACCGCAAAATCAATCGCGTAGAGGGCAAGTATGCTCGCGAACGCCGTCCGATGAACAAGGAACGCTACAAGAAAGAACTTATTCAGTTGCGTGAAGAACGTGAGGCCTTGATGAAAAAGATTGAGGCTGAAGAAAAGAACAAGGGTAAGTCTTCGGCTGTTTCAAAGTCAAGTTCTTCTGTGAAGGCTGTAAGTTCGTCTTCGCAGGCTGTTAGTTCATCGTCTGCAGAGGTGGCTGTTGCTGTAGAAGGCTGCAAACCCGATACGGTTTATGTCCGCGACACGGTCGTGGTGCATGACACGCTTTATGTGATGCTTGCGCCGAAGCCTGAAACTGCGGCGCCTGCTGATACTAGTAAGAAGTAATGCTTCTTTGCGGGTAAGAAAGGGAGGTCCCGGACCAAGTCCGGGAAGACATTAAGGATTAATCGTAAAGCCGCGGCGGAAGTTCTCGATAAGGCAGCAGCTGATGCTGACATCGGTTTCGTATTCGGGAATGTCTTCGCGCTTGACCCACAGGGCTTCGGAAAGTTCTTCCTTTTGCATGTGGATGGTATCGTTGCCATCGAGTTCGGCGGTAAAGCCTGCAATGAGGGAGTCGCTGAAAGCCCACGGCTGCGAACTGAAATAGCGGACGTTTTTCACGCGGAGACCCGCTTCTTCCATGACTTCGCGGTGTACGGCCTGTTCCAAGCTTTCACCGACTTCGACAAATCCAGAAATCAAGAAGAGTCTCGGGTTCGGATTGTCGATGTTGTGTGCCATCAGGAGCTTGTCGCCGTTACGCACGGCCACGATCACGACAGGCGAAATTCTCGGGTAAACGACATTGCCGCACTTGGGACAAATGATGGATCGCTCGTGGTCACCGCGAATGGTCACGTTTCCGCAACGCCCGCAGAACTTGTTCAGCGATTCCCAATGAGCGATGTGAGCGGCGGTGGCGCCTCCCATTCGTTCTACGGGATTCATACCGCGGAAGGTGCGGTTGCCCATGTATTCGTAGCCGGCAGGAGCTTCTGCTTCGACGGTTGCCTTGCTGTCGTCTAAGAAGAAGGCTGTGTCGTCGATGCTAAAAAGGTAATGGCCTTCGAAGTCGGCGAGTGTTTTGCCTTCAAGCGCAAGGAGTTCGCCTACTTGCGGAATGACATAGCCTTCGCCACTCTTTTTGAGGAGCGTCTTGGATCCATTGTAACGAATGACAAAGTCGGTGACCTTGGGGTCAACGACTTTGAATTCATTATTAAAAATATGTGGTGCGATTTCGTGAATCATGAATTAGATCCTTCGACTTCGTGCTGCGCACTCCGCTCAGGATGACATTTTCTATGGTCTACTCTAGGTATGTGTAACCGTACAGGCCGCCACGGTAGATGTTCAGGAATTCCTTACCTTCTTGCAGGCTGATCTTTCCTTCCTTCACGGAGCGGGATACCCAGTTTTCCATGGTGCGTACAAGAGCCTTGTCGCTGAAGTTCACGTAGTCAAGCACGTCTTCCACGGATTCACCGTCAATCACCTTGTCGATTTCGTAGCCGCCCTTGTCGTTGCAAACAATGTGGACTGCGTTGGTGTCGCCAAAGAGGTTGTGAAGGTCTCCGAGGATTTCCTGGTAGGCGCCCACGAGGTAAACTGCGATATAGTACGGTTCGCCGTTCTTGAGCTCATGCAGCGGGAGTGTGCGGCTTACGTCGCCACCGCGTACGAACATGTCGATTTTACCGTCGGAGTCGCAAGTGACATCCTGCAGAGTCGTTTCTACAGTCGGTTCTTCGTTCAAACGCTGGATCGGCATGAGCGGGAAGACTTGGTCTACGCCCCAGCTGTCCGGCAGGCTCTGGAACAAACTGAAGTTGCAGAAATACTTCTGGGCCAACAGGCGCGGAAGTTCGCTGAGTTCATAAGGCGGATGGCGCAAGTCCTTGGCGAGCAAGTCCACTTTGCGCACAATGCTCCAGAACAGGCGTTCGCACATGGCGCGGGTGGGCAAGTCGTAATCGCCGACCTTGAAACCGTTGAGCACGTCGTCGTTCAGCTGAATGGCGTCGTGCCAGCTTTCGAGCAGGTTCTTGGGAGTGAGTCCCTTGTAAATGCCGTAAAGGTCCTTCAGTGCGTCAGGAGCGTCATCGTTGATTTCGTGAATGTTCTCGTCGAAGAATGCCTGGCCGGCTGTTTCAAGAACGTTGAACACCAGAATGGAATGGTGTGCTGCAAGTGCACGACCGGATTCCGCGATGATGTTCGGATGCGCGACGCCGCCATTTTCGCAGGCTTCGAACATGGCGTACACCACGTCGTTCGCGTATTCCTGAATGGAGTAGTTCACCGAGCTGGCGTTAGAGCTGCGGGTGCCGTCGTAATCCACGCCGAGACCGCCGCCAACGTCCACGAATTCAAGGCCCATGCCCATCTTCTTGATTTGCACGTAGAACTGCGAAACTTCACGAAGACCGCTCTTGATGTGGCGAATGTTGGTAATCTGGCTGCCCAAGTGGAAGTGGATGAGCTTCATGCAGTCTTCCATCTTCTCTTGCTTGATATAGTCGAGAGCTTCCAACAATTCAGAACTGTTGAGACCGAACTTGCTGTGGTATCCACCGGATTCTTCCCACTTGCCGCTACCGGAGCTGGCGAGTTTGATGCGAATACCGATGTTCGGACGCACGCCGATTCGACGGGAAAGTTCCACCACAAGGTGGAGCTCGTTCATCTTTTCAACGACGATGAAAATCTTCTTGCCCATCTTCTGTGCAAGGAGAGCGAGTTCGATAAAGTCTTCGTCCTTGTAGCCGTTGCAGATAATCAACGAATCCGGATTGTCCATGTTCGCAAGCACGGCGTGGAGTTCCGGCTTGGAACCGGCTTCGAGACCGATATTGTACTTTTTACCGTGGCTGACGATTTCTTCCAAGACCGCGCGCTGTTGGTTCACCTTGATCGGGAAAATGCTGTAGTAGCTCCCGTTGAAACCGTATTCCTTGCGGGACTTGTTAAAGCATTCGTTGATCTTTTCGATGCGGCTGTCCAGGATGTCCGGGAAACGAAGCAGCATCGGGGTAGAAACATCGCGGAGCGAAAGTTCCTGCACAAGTTCGTACAGGTCAATGTCCGGGCCGCCATCCTTGAGCGGGTGCACCGTGGCGTGACCCTTCTCGTTGATGTCAAAGTAATTTACGCCCCAACCTTTTACGTTGTAAAGGTCGCGGGAATCGTCAATGCGCCATTTTTTCATTTCAGGTCTCTCTAGTCAACGAGGACGGGATTGAAGTTTTCCTGCCAGGGGAGGCCGTACTTGGTGAGGGCTTCCATGAACGGATCCGGGTCGAATTCTTCGACGGTATGTACGCCCGGCTTGTTCCACTTGCCGGTTAGCACCATCATGGCGCCGCACATGGCCGGAACGCCAGTCGTGTAGGCGATAGCCTGGCTGCCGAGTTCCTTGTAGCATTCCTGGTGGTCGCAGACGTTGTACAGGTAGTAGGTCTTGTCCTTGCCGTCCTTCTTGCCCTTGAAAATGCAACCGATGTTGGTCTTGCCGACGGTGCGGGGGCCGAGGCTTGCCGGGTCCGGAAGCAGGGCCTTGAGGAACTGGATAGGCACGATGTCCTGACCCTGGAACTTGATGGGCTGGGTGCTGAGCATGCCCACGTCTTCGAGGCAGCGCATGTGGTCGAGGTAGCTCTGACCGAACGTCATGAAGAAGCGGATGCGCTTCACGCCCGGAATGTTCTGGGCGAGCGATTCGATTTCTTCGTGGTGCAGCAAGTACATGTCCTTCTGACCGACCTGGTCGAAGTTGTACACGCGCTTGATGCTCATGGCCGGGATTTCAACCCAGTGGCCCTTGCCGTTAGCGTCGGTGTCCCAGTAGCTACCCGGGGCAGAGACTTCGCGGAGGTTGATTTCGGGGTTGAAGTTGGTTGCGAACTTGTAACCGTGATCGCCACCGTTGCAGTCGAGGATGTCGATTTCTTCGATGGTGTCGAACTGGTGCTTTAAAGCATAGGCGCAGTATGCCTGGGAAACACCCGGGTCAAAGCCCGAACCGAGCAGAGCCGTGAGACCGGCCTTTTCAAACTTTTCTTTGTATGCCCACTGCCAGCTGTAGTCGAAGTAGGCGCTGAAACCCTGTTCCTTGCAGCGCTTGTCGTAGACCTTGCGCCATTCCGGATCGTCGATGTTTTCGGGTTCGTAGTTAGCCGTGTCCATGTAGTTCACGCCGCATTCCAGGCAGGCATCCATAATGGCCAAGTCCTGGTAGGGGAGTGCGATGTTCATCACG is a window from the uncultured Fibrobacter sp. genome containing:
- a CDS encoding MBG domain-containing protein; the encoded protein is MKKTNKKTLTRWGQAIFIAFISATSVYAQDSLAVEPELTITKQPAAISIAEKDKAVTLSVTMAKGENSISYQWFQSDNAETQNGTPIEGATESSYDTEAFTEKGIRYYYCVATVGEESVTSSVAAVAYTGLPVLYVNTPKGVEITSKEEWTKKATLTLANTGNPKWDFKNDTTSIRGRGNSTWLADKKPYALKLNKKNGIMGMPKHKRWVLIANYYDNSFLKNHMAFYLSETLKMDYTVRGKFVDLVFNGVYRGLYWLGEAIKPDENRVNIDDGSEEMTADDDKDFLIEMDNHFDEIVKFWSPIRNMPYMVKNDDYMLNEEEDAISNDGQARLDRFHAKIEKLEKLLYPNFAEGTSIVNRPAPDESYTKIIDVESWAKFWLINEIMDNTELREPKSAYFTYDNKNDLFKAGPVWDFDAGASTDDAPVQLDTTIYFDALFKSPLFIATTEKVWNEYKEKIKIDSVITTMRNVLDVAAKVDSLRWGIHLDISNVERSNYGAYVDFLKTSLNNKIATVGTYVNDLPKKQAVSPTLALSTEIFEYNGAENKPAVLITDEGNKLVEGEDYILTYSNNIDAGTAKVRFDAIGNYAGWQEKTFVITPKPAKLTALNASKMYGEKDPQLNYSVDELASRNGIQDVLSGVELTREKGEELGNYTIMVTVDAEANPNYVLSTDNGEFSIVPDSTEIIVSVKGHVDTIEYDGNKHSVQGFDMTSSKEAYSIDFVTYAGDSLVTATFANAHAMGLIADDFANTNPNYSNVVFDITDGNLVITPKPVTLTVKNASKTYGAEDPEFSFSVEGLVTADSVQDRLNDVELSREKGEDAAKYVITASIEADANPDYVVTVNDGVFTINPDTTKIIVSIKGHSDSLVYNGNKQSVHGFDIVSSNTAYAIDFVGYAGDSLAAGTDAKTYAMGLKAENFANTNHNYSNVVFDITDGNLVITPKPVTLTVKSASKTYGAKDPEFTYTVEGLVTVDSVQDRLSSVVLSRQEGENVGKYAITPTVAADSNPNYIVSTTDGIFTIMPDSSEIIITIKGHTDTVEYDKQKHVVHGFDMVSSSTAYSIDFVGYTGDSLVAGTDVKTYPMGLKAEDFKNKSENYSNVIFKVTDGNLTIVKNETTKAILASHVPANLLKVSAADRRIQVSTTMAGKPYSVFDMQGTIVRTGRVEATSFEIPVSRAGVYMVRIGSLTQRISVK
- a CDS encoding aspartoacylase; translated protein: MSLINTIVVAGGTHGNERTGVRLVQKWMEHPECYNSLCSAKVDLVLANPEAVRLNRRYRDHDLNRAFSQTCLDVTVDSRLYEFRRAKELNALYGPKGANTKTDLILDVHNTGSNMGYCLILSTRDPFTMRASAVLTQEFKDAWIYYQPEERSASPYFGTVAKADVCIEIGPQQHGTLDAAIFEETERLVKRYLELAEEWNRGELQKRPPIKVDVYTQFKDLGYPKPQGGGPIQAMIHPELMGRDYRELKDGDKLFRTFDGEDILYHGESPVYPIFISEPAYYEKDIAMSLTKKTVEEW
- a CDS encoding HAD-IIA family hydrolase — protein: MERLETEIYLRYKQIIESQGVGTSVCAGSESPAPQRVRMEDLLDRYDAFCFDGYGTLYNRGSFVYEGALDWYTMLRAAGKQMRLITNAASDVDEVLAADAGKRGFAFSEAETVSSGSLLKDLCVELRSRRIGSSFAARRDMHEVYYIGRETGKHVLESCGIKAVAPAAEPVEPIVAISSAKDTPETYEQAVKILKRSGAILLVLNSDAWAPKIPGDDGVTVREPVSGALSERLRRDSMCEANGGAGCETFYLGKPFPAIWEKVKRSLPEGSRVLMVGDTLGTDVLGARIAGFDSALVVGRNVPADELEADEKVLGIRPDYYL
- the nudC gene encoding NAD(+) diphosphatase codes for the protein MIHEIAPHIFNNEFKVVDPKVTDFVIRYNGSKTLLKKSGEGYVIPQVGELLALEGKTLADFEGHYLFSIDDTAFFLDDSKATVEAEAPAGYEYMGNRTFRGMNPVERMGGATAAHIAHWESLNKFCGRCGNVTIRGDHERSIICPKCGNVVYPRISPVVIVAVRNGDKLLMAHNIDNPNPRLFLISGFVEVGESLEQAVHREVMEEAGLRVKNVRYFSSQPWAFSDSLIAGFTAELDGNDTIHMQKEELSEALWVKREDIPEYETDVSISCCLIENFRRGFTINP
- the speA gene encoding biosynthetic arginine decarboxylase, which translates into the protein MKKWRIDDSRDLYNVKGWGVNYFDINEKGHATVHPLKDGGPDIDLYELVQELSLRDVSTPMLLRFPDILDSRIEKINECFNKSRKEYGFNGSYYSIFPIKVNQQRAVLEEIVSHGKKYNIGLEAGSKPELHAVLANMDNPDSLIICNGYKDEDFIELALLAQKMGKKIFIVVEKMNELHLVVELSRRIGVRPNIGIRIKLASSGSGKWEESGGYHSKFGLNSSELLEALDYIKQEKMEDCMKLIHFHLGSQITNIRHIKSGLREVSQFYVQIKKMGMGLEFVDVGGGLGVDYDGTRSSNASSVNYSIQEYANDVVYAMFEACENGGVAHPNIIAESGRALAAHHSILVFNVLETAGQAFFDENIHEINDDAPDALKDLYGIYKGLTPKNLLESWHDAIQLNDDVLNGFKVGDYDLPTRAMCERLFWSIVRKVDLLAKDLRHPPYELSELPRLLAQKYFCNFSLFQSLPDSWGVDQVFPLMPIQRLNEEPTVETTLQDVTCDSDGKIDMFVRGGDVSRTLPLHELKNGEPYYIAVYLVGAYQEILGDLHNLFGDTNAVHIVCNDKGGYEIDKVIDGESVEDVLDYVNFSDKALVRTMENWVSRSVKEGKISLQEGKEFLNIYRGGLYGYTYLE
- a CDS encoding saccharopine dehydrogenase family protein, whose translation is MARALIIGCGAVATVAIKKCCTCSEVFSEICIASRHRENCEKLAQELRPNTKTVITTAAVDADKAENVSALIKEYKPDLVMNIALPYQDLAIMDACLECGVNYMDTANYEPENIDDPEWRKVYDKRCKEQGFSAYFDYSWQWAYKEKFEKAGLTALLGSGFDPGVSQAYCAYALKHQFDTIEEIDILDCNGGDHGYKFATNFNPEINLREVSAPGSYWDTDANGKGHWVEIPAMSIKRVYNFDQVGQKDMYLLHHEEIESLAQNIPGVKRIRFFMTFGQSYLDHMRCLEDVGMLSTQPIKFQGQDIVPIQFLKALLPDPASLGPRTVGKTNIGCIFKGKKDGKDKTYYLYNVCDHQECYKELGSQAIAYTTGVPAMCGAMMVLTGKWNKPGVHTVEEFDPDPFMEALTKYGLPWQENFNPVLVD